The Candidatus Fusobacterium pullicola nucleotide sequence AATATGACAGCTACTCCAAATGCACATCTAACCATTAATCCCAGTATTTTTCTGATGAGTTCAAAATTTCTTTTTCCATAATATTGAGCTATAAAAACGCCCATTCCACTACATATTCCAAATATTATAAGGTCTAAAATCCTATAGACACTATTAGCAAAACCTACAGCAGCGATATAATCAGTTCCTAATCTTCCAATCATAAGATTATCAATAAAGTTAAGAGATGAGGAAACCAGTTGTTGAACCATAAGTGGAATTCCAATTGCTAAAAATGTTTTATAAAACTCTTTTAAATCTATTTTTGTATTAATATTTTCTTGCATAGAAGCACCTCCCCAATACTCTATATATTCTATCAATGATAATGAAAAAAGACAATAAAAAATATAAAAAACTATTGACAGTTGGGGATAAATGATTTAATATATTAATGTGTAAAAATAGCACTCGTAGCAAAAGAGTGCTAATAAAAATGGAGGGATAGGACATGAAAATAAGACCTATTGGAGAGAGAGTTTTAGTAAAACCAGTTAAAGTAGAGGAAAAAACAGCAAGTGGAATTATTCTTCCAGGAGCAGGAGAGAAAGAGAGACCTAATATAGCTGAAGTAATTGCAGTTGGAAAAGGTGAAAAATTAGAGGATATAAAGGTTGGAGAGAGAGTAGTTTACTCAAAATTTTCTGGAACTGAGATAAAAGATGGAGAGGAAAAATATATAGTTTTAAATATAGAAGATGTATTAGCTGTTATTGA carries:
- a CDS encoding co-chaperone GroES, whose translation is MKIRPIGERVLVKPVKVEEKTASGIILPGAGEKERPNIAEVIAVGKGEKLEDIKVGERVVYSKFSGTEIKDGEEKYIVLNIEDVLAVIE